In Formosa haliotis, the sequence CATCATTCCATTGTGGTATGCGCTAATGTTCCACATACCTACATCATCCCCCCAAAATACTACTATATTGGGTTTGTTTTGCGCAAAAGCATTCCCCACAACGAAGAAGGCTAAGAGCGCTTTAAAAAAATTGATTTTCCTCATAAAGGTCTTAATTTTAAATGATTAAACTGATTAAATACACATTGTGTTCCGACTAATATACAAAACTTACTAAGTATACTTAGCAATTTGACGGAAAAAAATTCCTACAAATGCTTTATTTCTACTCAAATTAAGTTTGAGTTTCGACTTAGTAAAAATTTACTTAAATATTCTATTTCCCTTCTCCAATGTTCATAAACGACGCCATAACTTCATCTAAATTAAATGAAGCAGGTTTTTGTCTTGGTGGATAATCCTTAAAAGAGGAAATCATTTTTCCAGCATAAGCTTGAGAAGCTCCTCCTAAAAATTGAATATGTTCTTCTAACCATGTGTAATAGTTATTAGAATTATGTTGAGCGCGCTCGAACGGATCCATACGTAAATCGAAAATTAAAGGTACACGTAACTGCACGAATGGATACATCCACACGCCAAATTTAGATGATTGCTGCTCCATAAATACTAATTTCCAACGGTCGTAACGCATGGCTACTAACTGTCCATCATCATTCCAGTAATAAAATTCTCGTCTTGGCCAGTTTGTGGCACCGTATTCGTTCTTAGATTCTTTTTTCTCTCCAGTTAAAAATGGCAATAAATTATAACCGTCTAGATGCACTTTATACCCTTTATATCCTGAAGCTAATTTCTCTTTAATATCGGTTACACCTGCAGCCGCCATTAAAGTAGGTACCCAGTCGTTCCCTGCCACTATATTGTTAACAACCGAACCAGCCGGAATTTTATTAGGCCATTTTACTATACATGGTACTCTATATGCACCTTCCCAGTTTGTGTTTTTTTCACCTCTAAATGGCGTTATACCACCATCTGGCCACATATTAAAGTGCGGACCGTTATCTGTAGTATACACTATAATAGTATTTTCTTCTAGCCCTTTGTCTTTTAAATATTGTAAAAGTTGTCCTACCTGATCGTCGTGCTGAATCATACCATCTGCATAAAAATTCAACCCTGATTTCCCTTTATATTCTTCTGGCGGATGCGTTACATAATGCATTCTAGTTGTATTAAACCATAAGAAAAATGGCTTACTTGCATTTTTATCGACAAACTTTTTGGCTGCATCTAAAAACTCTTGGTCTACAGTTTCCATACGTTTTTTAGTTAATGGCCCTGTATCTTCTACTTTTCCATCGGCTGTAGATCTAATAACGCCTCTTGGCCCAAACTGCTTACGAAACTCTGGGTTTTTAGGGTAATCGTCTAATTCTGGCGTTTCTTCTGCATTTAAATGGTATAGGTTTCCATAAAACTCATCGAAACCGTGATTGGTAGGTAAAAATTCATCTAAATCCCCTAAGTGATTTTTACCAAACTGACCTGTTGCATACCCAAGAGGTTTTAACATTTCGGCCAAGGTTGGATCTTCTTTTTGAATCCCTAATTTAGATCCTGGAATGCCCACTTTTGTCATTCCCGTTCTTACAGGCATTTGTCCTGTTATAAAAGCAGCTCGTCCTGCTGTACATGATTGCTCTGCATAATAATCTGTAAAAATTGCTCCTTCGGCGGCAAGTTGATCTAAATTTGGAGTTTTAAACCCCATCATTCCACGATTGTTATAGCTTAAATTCCAATACCCTACATCGTCTCCCATTATTACGACGATATTAGGCTTTTTTTGCGCATTTGTAACTAATGGCACTAGCAATAAAACACCAATTAGTTTTAAAAGTAAATTGTTTTTCATAGGTTTTAATTGATTTTAGTGTTGAAGAATTGTATTAAAATACGAAAAATTAGATAATTACACTTAATTAAACTATAAACAGCAAAAAAATGTGTGTAACTGGAATAAATTCGCTTGAAACACAAAAACAAACATAAAAACTAATGAGAAAACCACCTTAGTTTGCGTGTTACCAATAGGTTAAATCGGAAATTTTAAACATTTAATATCGGTGATACACCTTTAGTATATTATCGACGATCAGTACAAAAGTAATTTCCTAGGAAACAACGCCACTGAACCGAAAAAAACACCAACGTATTGTATTGGATGTACCTAAAAAATTTGACACATGGTGACACACTATGACACAAACTGACCTGTTATGACCGGGTATGGTTGCCCCGGACTTAAAGTTGGTTCGTAAAGGAGGTTTTGTTCGAGTCTTGTTCGAGTCTCCTTCGGGAACGGTTCGGGTTTATATACCAAAATAGGGACCTCTTCCGAACAAAACACGAACCAAGCACGATTTAAACCCCAATAACAAGGCTCCAGACAAATCTATAACCCGATAAAAAATTAAAAAAACAAGAGTTGAAACTACAACCTAGACCTCACCATAGCTTATTGTTTTTCAGTAGAATAAACCAAAACATGTAACAATATAGAATAGACCATCTATTCCTTCAAAAACACAAAAAAATTAATACCGCAAAACCGAACGTACAACGTGAGGCTCTAAACGATCTTTACCATTCAAAAAATCTAATTGCATAATAAAATTACACTGCACAATTTCTCCACCCAAACGTTCTACCAATTTACAAACGGCTTCTGCCGTACCTCCAGTGGCCAGCACATCGTCGTGAATTAAAACGCGATCGCCTGCTTTAATAGCATCTTCATGAATCTCTAAAACATCGGTTCCATATTCTAAAGCGTAAGTTTCAGAAATAGTTTTACTTGGTAATTTCCCTGGTTTTCTAACCGGAATAAATCCTGCATTTAATTTCTGTGCGAGTAAAGTCCCGAAAAAGAATCCCCGAGCTTCCATACCCACAACTTTGTCTACAGGCTTGTCTCCTATTTGTGCTAATAAAGCGTCTAAACACAAAGCAGTAGCTTCTGGATTGTTTAATAAGGGTGTTAAATCTTTAAACACTATGCCTGGTTTCGGAAAATCCTGAATATCTCGAATGTAAGCTTCTATAGTTTTCATGTTTCAAATATAAAAAAAGGGTTTTAGTTTAATTCATAGAAAAGCCAACAGTTTCCATTTACTACATTTACTTTCTTATTTTTGTGTGAATTCTATAAAATCACCATGAATAAAATCACTTTAATCTGCTCTCTATTTTTATCTACCCTGCTTTTTTTCTCTTGCGAAATCCAAACTGATTTCAAATTACAAGAAGGCGATTTGCTGTTTCAAGATAGCGACTGCGGTCCGTTTTGCGACGCTATAGAAGCCGTAACGCAAAGTGTAGACAATTATAACTTTTCGCATGTTGGCTTAGTAATGAAAGATGAAAATGGCGATTTAAAAGTGATGGAAGCCATCTCGGCAGGTGTGGTATTAACATCATTAGACTCGTTTTTAAACCGAAGTTTTGATGCTCATAACAAACCCAAAGTTTTAGTTGGCCGATTAAAACCAAAATATAAAGCGCTTATTCCTGATGCGATTGCCTTTATTCATTCTAAAATGAATGCCCAATACGATGCTGTTTTCGATATTAACAACGATCGGTATTATTGCTCCGAATTGATTCATCTAGCCTTTAAAGCGGCTAACCATAACACACCTATTTTTAAAGAACAACCCATGACATTTAAAGCGCCAGACACGAAAGAAACCTATAAAATTTGGGAAGACTATTTTAAAGATTTAGGCCAACCCATCCCAGAAGGCGAACCCGGATTAAACCCCGGAGGCATGTCGCAATCACCATTTATAGACATCGTGCACCATTTTGGAGAGCCGAGTAAGACGTTGTTTTAATGTAACAATAGGTTGATGTAACAATGGTTTAATGTAGCAATGTAATAATTTGAAGATGAGATTCCTCATATCGTCGGAATAACAATCGAAGTGTCATTCAGAACGAAGGGCAGCGGAGTGAAGAATCTCCTTTTAGATGCAAGATTTTAGAACCCGGATTAAAGACGGATTGTTGTTTTGAAAATGGATTAATGTAGTAATTTGGATACATTAGATCAAAACGTCATGCTGAACTCGTTTCAGCATCTCATCCTGATTATTACACGTGCTCACATAATGAGACCTTGAAACGAATTCAAGGTGACGATTTGGGTTAATTTGAAGATTTGAAGATAAGGTTCCTCCTACCGTCGGAATAACAATCGAAGTGTCATTCAGAACGGAGCGCAGTGGAGTGAAGAATCTCTTTTTTTAGAAACAAGATTTTAGAGCAAGGATTAAAGACGGATTGGTTGATTTGAAAATGGATAAATGTAGTAATTTGGATATTTTAGATCAAAACGTCATGCTGAACTCGTTTCAGCATCCCATCCTGATTATTACACGTGCTAACTCAGTGAGACCTTGAAACGAGTTCAAGGTGACGATTTGGGTTAATTTGAAGGTTTGAAAACTAGATTCCTCCTATCGTCAGAATAACAATCGAAGTGTCATTCAGAACGAAGCGCAGCAGAGTGAAGAATCTTTTTTTTTAGAAACAAGATTTTAGAGCAAGGATTAAAGACGGATACGTTAATTTGAAAATGTATTAATGTAGTAGTTTGGATATATTAGATCAAAACGTCATGCTGAACTCGTTTCAGCATCTCATCCTGATTATAACACGTACTCACTCAGTGAGACCTTGAAACGAGTTCAAGGTGACGATTTGGGTTAATTTGAAGGTTTGAAAACTAGATTCCTCCTATCGTCGGAATAACAATCGAAGTGTCATTCAGAACGAAGCGCAGCAGAGTGAAGAATCTTTTTTTTTAGAAACAAGATTTTAGAGCAAGGATTAAAGACGGATACGTTAATTTGAAAATGGATTATTGTAGCAATTTGGATATGTTAGATCGGAGCGTCATGCTGAACTCGTTTCAGCATCTCATCCTGATTATAATACATGCTCACGTAATGAGACCTTGAAACGAGTTCAAGGTGACGATTTGGGTTAATTTGAAGATTTGATGATGAGATTCCTCCTATCGTCGGAATAACAATCGAAGTGTCATTCAGAACGCAACGCAGTGGAGTGAAGAATCATTTTTTAGAAACAAGATTTTAGAGCCAGGATTAAAGACAGATTAGTTGATTTGAAAATGGATTAATGTAGCAATTTGGATATATTAGATCGAAGCGTCATGCTGAACTCGTTTCAGCATCTCATCATGATTTATAACACGTACTCACTCAGTGAGACCTTGAAACGAGTTCAAGGTGACCATTTGGGTTAATTTGAAGATTTGAAGATAAGATTCCTCCTATCGTCGGAAGAACAAATCTAAGTGTCATTCAGAACGAAGCGCAGCGGAGTGAAGAATCTTTTTTTTTAGAAACAAGATTTTAGAGCCAGGATTAAAGACGGATTGGTTGATTTGAAAATGGATTAATGTAGTAATTTGGATACATTAGATCGGAACGTCATGCTGAACTCGTTTCAGCACCTCATCCTGATTATTACATGTGCTCACATAATGAGACCTTAAAACGAGTTCAAGGTGACCATTTGGGTTAATTTGAAGAAAAGATTATTTCTTTACAAGATACGATGAACCGCTTTACCTGAAAACAGAAAACCAAAATTGTCGAATAACAACAACAAATAAATAACAATGCAAACAGAAATTTACCCATGCTTATGGTTTAATACCGAAGCCAAAGCAGCTGCCAATTTTTACTGTACCGTGTTTAATGACTCCGAAATCCTTTCGGAAAACGATATGCTCGTAAATTTCAAAATCAACGGGAAGCGTTTTATGGGGTTAAATGGCGGTCCGAAATTTAAAATTAACGAATCTATTTCATTCTTTGTCTATTGCGGTTCCGATGCCGAAATAGAACGCCTTTACAAACAGTTAACTGTAGATGGCTCTATCCTCATGCCTTTAGGAGCCTACCCATGGAACCAAAAATATGCTTGGGTAAAAGACAAATTTGGCGTGTCTTGGCAATTAGATGTAGACCCAATTAATTCAACTCAAACCATAGTACCTGCTTTATTATTTACCGGCACTAAATTCGCTAAGCTTGAAGAAGCTTCTTCTTTTTACCAATCGGTTTTCCCGAATTCCATGCCCTTAATGTCTGCACCCTACGAATCACAATCTCCCGAAATTCCGGAAGACACAACCCTATTTACTCAATTTAAACTAAATGGCAATATTTTCAATGCCATGAGTAGCCCTGAAAAACACAACTTCGATTTTAATGAAGCGCTATCTTTTGTAGTTAGTTGCGACACACAAGAAGAAATCGATTTTTTATGGGATTCCCTTACAACTCAAGGC encodes:
- a CDS encoding arylsulfatase, producing the protein MKNNLLLKLIGVLLLVPLVTNAQKKPNIVVIMGDDVGYWNLSYNNRGMMGFKTPNLDQLAAEGAIFTDYYAEQSCTAGRAAFITGQMPVRTGMTKVGIPGSKLGIQKEDPTLAEMLKPLGYATGQFGKNHLGDLDEFLPTNHGFDEFYGNLYHLNAEETPELDDYPKNPEFRKQFGPRGVIRSTADGKVEDTGPLTKKRMETVDQEFLDAAKKFVDKNASKPFFLWFNTTRMHYVTHPPEEYKGKSGLNFYADGMIQHDDQVGQLLQYLKDKGLEENTIIVYTTDNGPHFNMWPDGGITPFRGEKNTNWEGAYRVPCIVKWPNKIPAGSVVNNIVAGNDWVPTLMAAAGVTDIKEKLASGYKGYKVHLDGYNLLPFLTGEKKESKNEYGATNWPRREFYYWNDDGQLVAMRYDRWKLVFMEQQSSKFGVWMYPFVQLRVPLIFDLRMDPFERAQHNSNNYYTWLEEHIQFLGGASQAYAGKMISSFKDYPPRQKPASFNLDEVMASFMNIGEGK
- a CDS encoding adenine phosphoribosyltransferase; the protein is MKTIEAYIRDIQDFPKPGIVFKDLTPLLNNPEATALCLDALLAQIGDKPVDKVVGMEARGFFFGTLLAQKLNAGFIPVRKPGKLPSKTISETYALEYGTDVLEIHEDAIKAGDRVLIHDDVLATGGTAEAVCKLVERLGGEIVQCNFIMQLDFLNGKDRLEPHVVRSVLRY
- a CDS encoding YiiX/YebB-like N1pC/P60 family cysteine hydrolase encodes the protein MNKITLICSLFLSTLLFFSCEIQTDFKLQEGDLLFQDSDCGPFCDAIEAVTQSVDNYNFSHVGLVMKDENGDLKVMEAISAGVVLTSLDSFLNRSFDAHNKPKVLVGRLKPKYKALIPDAIAFIHSKMNAQYDAVFDINNDRYYCSELIHLAFKAANHNTPIFKEQPMTFKAPDTKETYKIWEDYFKDLGQPIPEGEPGLNPGGMSQSPFIDIVHHFGEPSKTLF
- a CDS encoding VOC family protein; the encoded protein is MQTEIYPCLWFNTEAKAAANFYCTVFNDSEILSENDMLVNFKINGKRFMGLNGGPKFKINESISFFVYCGSDAEIERLYKQLTVDGSILMPLGAYPWNQKYAWVKDKFGVSWQLDVDPINSTQTIVPALLFTGTKFAKLEEASSFYQSVFPNSMPLMSAPYESQSPEIPEDTTLFTQFKLNGNIFNAMSSPEKHNFDFNEALSFVVSCDTQEEIDFLWDSLTTQGGEESQCGWLKDQYGVSWQIVPTILESLMQDPERAPKVMEAFLKMKKFNIETLLKA